The DNA window AGGTTATCGATGACTTCGAGTAACGTACAATCGCGAATGGAGGAACTCGAGTCGCTTACGATAGACAACCGTGAACGGATTGGCCGACGGACAGGTGTGCCGTTCATAGTCTTCACCTACGAGCCAAAAGATGAGCTCTCCGTCGAAGAGACGGTGGAAGCGTACGTGAAAAAACTCCGGAACCGGGGACAATCAGTCGAGCTCATCGATATGCGTGATCTCGTCTTTTCTCTCCTCGAAGAGGAACGGATCCTCGATGCTGTGATCGAGAAAGAGCAGGCTGACGAAGGTGAGTTAAGCGAGGGACTCTCTTCCGTTCTTCTTGGTGGGCGAACTGATGAACAGGGACTCATTGCCGAAACGATCAAAAGCCGAATCGGTGATGTCGACACCGCTGTCGTGTACCGAACCGGTATCTTGTATCCCTTTGCAGGGATTTCCTCGATTCTCATGCAGCTGGAGAACGAGATCGAGACGCCGTTCGTGGTATTCTATCCGGCGGTCAAGGATGACAAGAGTTTAAAATTCCTCGACAAAACAGAGGGAGCATACTACCGCGCCCGGGTGATCTAATATGAGTTCAAACACCATTACGACGATTGAGGACATCTTCTATCGGAAGATCGATAGGCACATCAACCGCGTCGTCAAGGTCGAGCAAGACGATACGGAGACAGTTAAACAGGAACTCGACGAGTACGTGCTGACCGGATCTCTCGAACAACACTATCTGAAGATTCTGGAAGCGATTCGGGAGACGGAACACAATCCAACTGACGAGACGGGTGTTTGGATCTCTGGTTTCTTTGGATCAGGGAAAAGCCACTTCATGAAGATCCTCGGCTACGTACTGGAGGATAAGACCCTTCCCGACGGCCGATCGGCGTCAGATGCGTTCAAACCGCGAGCGCAAGACGAGACGCTAAAGGCGACCGTCGATGCCGTGAGTCGAACGTTCGATTCTGAAGTGCTGATGTTCCAAATCGGGTCGCGAACAAGCCGGGCGGGGGAAGATTCGATCACCGACGTCATCAACCGCGAGTTCAATCGGAAACGCGGCTACGCAGAACTGCCGTGGGTCGCTCGACTCGAGGAGGATCTTGAAAATGAAGGGCGATACGAAGCGTTCAAGGAAGCAGTAGAGGCTGAGGATGGTCGGGTGTGGGAGGACGTTCGCCAAACTGCGGCGTTCGTCGAGCCGAAGATCGAACAGGGACTTATCGATGCCGTCCCCGACTTCGACGAACAGGACGCGAAAAACGCGATAACGAACGTCAAAGAGGAGCCTGAGATCACTCCTGCCTCGCTGGCGGAACGAATCCTCAATTACGTCGACCAGAAAGAACGGAAGACCGACCAGGACGTTCGCTACTTCGTCTTTCTCGACGAAATCTCGCAGTTCATCGGTGACGACGAACAGATGCTCCTCGAGCTACAGAGCATCGCCGAAGAGTTCGGCCAGCAGGGCATGGGTAAACTGTGGCTCGGCGTCACGTCACAGGAGAAACTCGAGGAGTTGGTCCCAGGTGTTCTCGCAAAGAACCTCGAGGAATCAAAGGTCGGTGACCGATTCCCGCATCAAACTGATCTGATCTCCGACAACCTTGAGGACGTCGTCCGCGATCGAATTCTGCAGAAGAAGGGGGAGGCGATCCCGTCGATTGAGTCGTTGTACGACGAGAATGAGGGGCGATTGAGTGCCAGGTACAAACTCCATTCGTCCCGTCAGATGGAATCCATCGAAGAGGAGTCCTTCGTCGAGTGCTACCCGTTTCTGCCCTACCAGCTGGAGATCCTCCCTCAGATCTTCGCCGCCCTACGGGGTCGAGGATCAGACGATCGGTTAACGGGGCGAGAACGAACACTCATCGACGTTACACAGAGCGTTTTCAACGAACCACACAACCTACGAAATCGAGAACTGGGATCGCTCGCTACGCTCGACCTGGTGTACGAAGAGATCGTCGAGGACATCGACGATGACGATCAGCGGACGATCGCTAATGCGGCCCCACAGGAAGTCGACGAGGAGTTAGCACGTCGAGTACTGAAATCACTCTACTTGCTCCAGCGACTCGACTGGATACCGAATACGGCAGCGAACGTCGCGACGACACTGTACGACGAGATAGGCGACATGAGTGCCCTCGAGAGTCAGATCGAGGAGGTACTCGAGCAGTTAGTCGAGGAGGGCTACGTCGGCCGAAGCGAGGAAGGATACCGGTTCCTGCAAGAATCGGAACGGAAACTCGAGGACGAAATCGCCTCGGTCAACGTCAACGAAGGAGAAATCCGGCGTCGATCGAAAGAGTTCGTCCGCGAGAGCCTGGACAACGCCGATACGGTCCGGTACCGAGAACAGGCGTTTTCCCTCTCGATCGAGGCCGATGGTGAGCAACTTTCGGACAAAGGGTACATTCATCTGCACGCGTACTCTCCCGTTCATCAGCAGTACGAGGAGGTCGATCCGCGGACGCTGAAAACTCAGAGTTTCGACCAGGGAGACACGATTTACTGGATCGCCGACGACACCGATGCAGACGACATCAAGAGTCGGATCAAACGCATTACCCAGATCGAGCAGATCGTCTCCGAGAAGCGAGGCCAGCAAACCAGTTCCGAAGAGCAGGAAGCACTCGACCAGAAGAAGGAAGATCTCACGCGGATGCGTCGAAGCGTCGAGCGAGATATCGACGCCGGCTTCCAGACGGGGACACTGATCTACCACGGCACCGAGACAAAACTCGAGGAGTCTGGCACGCGACTCGATCGAATCGTCCAGGATCCGGCTCGAGACGCAGTTGAACGCGTCTTCACCAAACTCGATGATGGGTTAGGAAGCGTAAGCAACCGAAACATCGAAGCCCTGTTCGGCGATCTCGAAGGGCGGTCGAACCCGGCAGTGTTCAAAGAGTTGAACGTCGTTATCAACGGCGAATTGAATTCGGAAGCTCGGATCGCGAGTGAGGTGGCCGACGAGATTGATTCCCGTGAGAAAACCGGCGAAGTGCCAACTGGGAAGGCACTGATCGAGCATTTCGAGGAACCACCGTACGGATGGAGCCGCGACGTGGTCAGGCTCGCGGCTGCTGTGTTGTTCCGAAACGGGTCGATCATGGCGATATACAAGGAACAAACGTTCGACAGTTACGTCGACGACGGTGCACAGGAGGTGTTCACGCAGATTTCGAAGTTTCGGGATGCCTCCTTCAAGGAACGTGAGACGGTCGATCCCGAAGTTCGAAACGAAGCGAAACAGACCCTGGACATCCTGTTCGATAAAAAGGTCAAACAGACCGATCAAGAAGTCGCACAGGGGATTTCGGAGGTCTCGAGTGAGTGGATTGAGAAGTGCAAAGAGCGGCAGACGAAGCTCGAGGACGCCTTCTTCCCGCTCCGTGATGAGGCAAAGCGACTCGTTACCTTACTTGAAGGGATCCGCAGCAAGGGCACGTCTGCTGCAAAGATCAACGCGTTCCTCGAACACAAGGACGAACTGGAAGACCTGGTCGATACGGTGAAGAAAATCGTCCAGTTCGATCAGTCTGGCAAACTCGAGAAGTACGCAATCTATCGTGAGTTCCTCGAAAACGAGTGGGAAGAGTTCAAAACGCTCGAACAGACGTCGTCGTTTGTCGAGATTAGCGACGACGTCCACGAGGCAGCTAGGCAACTCGAGGGTGAGATCGATTCGACGGCGATCATGGAGAACTGGTCGAACGTCGAGACGGACTATCACACGATCGCTAACGCCTACGCTCGGACGTACGAGGATCTCTACACGAAACGGTACGAGTTGTACTCCCGTGCAGCCGACGACGTCCGTGCCCTGGGTGCTGACCTCGACAACGACGACCTGGAGACGGCGGTCGAGCCGTTGACGAGCCGGATGGGGGATGCATCGATTTCCGTCGACGTTGACGGGCGTTCGCACCTGAATCTCAACCCGAGTCTCAAGCAGTTGAGTGAGTACCTCCAGACCGTCGACTCCTATCGACGGACGGCTCGGGATCTCGTCGACAAGCTTCGTCCGAAAGACGAGGACGTCACTCACCACCGCGTCGAACTCGAGGAGTTCTTCGGTGGGGTCGTCGTGAGTGAGGAATCCGACCTCGATGCGCCGATTGATCGGCTTCGGACGGAAGTGCTCGAGTTACTCGAGGAGGAAGGAGAGGTCGAGGTACACTTCGAGTGATCCGTTAGAGGTGTTGGCTGGCGTCCTTCTCGACGGCAGATTTGCGTAGCACGTCGACGTCACCCATGAGCTGGCGAGTCTGGAACGCATTGTAATTCTCCTGTTCTTTGTGTCGTCTCGGGAGGAGGGCAAATGCGTCGGCGAGATCGAGGGTGGCAATTTCCCGTGCTTTAGCGTTGGGTGGACGAGCAACGATCCGCCAGAACACGCCATCAGTGGCGAAGGCGATTGCCGGTTCGGCACAATCACTGTTGAGGTATTTGGTGACGTTCTCTTGCGCCTCGTCGACGTTGTTCGGTGTCTTGACCTCGCCGAAAACGGTGCAGTCAACCCTACAGTCAAAATTTTGAATACCGAAATCCGGCGTGAGTCGATCCCACCGTGGGTAGTAGTACGGCTGGGGCCAGTATTCGTATCCGAACGCCTCGAGGGTCGGCCAGATCAGGTGTTCCTCGACGAATCGTTCCGGCTCTTGGCCGATTTTCGTGCCGTCGATGATTGTATCGTTGGTGGCAACCTGTTCGAAGTGAGCGGGAGCATTTCGTCGGGAGAACTCATCGGCGAAATTCTCGAGGATTCTGAGCAATCGTTGAGCGAACCACGAATGATCGGTGATACTCGTCGCCTGACTACGTTCCTTCGGCATGCTGTGGTCGGCAGTCCTCACGGAGATTGCAAATACGTTGTTATCATCTATGGCACCAGTGATCTGTTCGAGATCACGGATTCACGTAGCCTCTTTCCGGTCTGTGACCGTAGATGATGAGTCGACGAAACACTAGTTTCATACGGATGCTGTTTGTGGTAGTGACTATACAGCGCGGGGATGGCTTCGCCGTTCCCGACCTAACGTACAATCAATCTATTATGGCAGCTACGACCC is part of the Natronosalvus caseinilyticus genome and encodes:
- the brxC gene encoding BREX system P-loop protein BrxC encodes the protein MSSNTITTIEDIFYRKIDRHINRVVKVEQDDTETVKQELDEYVLTGSLEQHYLKILEAIRETEHNPTDETGVWISGFFGSGKSHFMKILGYVLEDKTLPDGRSASDAFKPRAQDETLKATVDAVSRTFDSEVLMFQIGSRTSRAGEDSITDVINREFNRKRGYAELPWVARLEEDLENEGRYEAFKEAVEAEDGRVWEDVRQTAAFVEPKIEQGLIDAVPDFDEQDAKNAITNVKEEPEITPASLAERILNYVDQKERKTDQDVRYFVFLDEISQFIGDDEQMLLELQSIAEEFGQQGMGKLWLGVTSQEKLEELVPGVLAKNLEESKVGDRFPHQTDLISDNLEDVVRDRILQKKGEAIPSIESLYDENEGRLSARYKLHSSRQMESIEEESFVECYPFLPYQLEILPQIFAALRGRGSDDRLTGRERTLIDVTQSVFNEPHNLRNRELGSLATLDLVYEEIVEDIDDDDQRTIANAAPQEVDEELARRVLKSLYLLQRLDWIPNTAANVATTLYDEIGDMSALESQIEEVLEQLVEEGYVGRSEEGYRFLQESERKLEDEIASVNVNEGEIRRRSKEFVRESLDNADTVRYREQAFSLSIEADGEQLSDKGYIHLHAYSPVHQQYEEVDPRTLKTQSFDQGDTIYWIADDTDADDIKSRIKRITQIEQIVSEKRGQQTSSEEQEALDQKKEDLTRMRRSVERDIDAGFQTGTLIYHGTETKLEESGTRLDRIVQDPARDAVERVFTKLDDGLGSVSNRNIEALFGDLEGRSNPAVFKELNVVINGELNSEARIASEVADEIDSREKTGEVPTGKALIEHFEEPPYGWSRDVVRLAAAVLFRNGSIMAIYKEQTFDSYVDDGAQEVFTQISKFRDASFKERETVDPEVRNEAKQTLDILFDKKVKQTDQEVAQGISEVSSEWIEKCKERQTKLEDAFFPLRDEAKRLVTLLEGIRSKGTSAAKINAFLEHKDELEDLVDTVKKIVQFDQSGKLEKYAIYREFLENEWEEFKTLEQTSSFVEISDDVHEAARQLEGEIDSTAIMENWSNVETDYHTIANAYARTYEDLYTKRYELYSRAADDVRALGADLDNDDLETAVEPLTSRMGDASISVDVDGRSHLNLNPSLKQLSEYLQTVDSYRRTARDLVDKLRPKDEDVTHHRVELEEFFGGVVVSEESDLDAPIDRLRTEVLELLEEEGEVEVHFE
- a CDS encoding BREX protein BrxB domain-containing protein, with the protein product MEELESLTIDNRERIGRRTGVPFIVFTYEPKDELSVEETVEAYVKKLRNRGQSVELIDMRDLVFSLLEEERILDAVIEKEQADEGELSEGLSSVLLGGRTDEQGLIAETIKSRIGDVDTAVVYRTGILYPFAGISSILMQLENEIETPFVVFYPAVKDDKSLKFLDKTEGAYYRARVI